One stretch of Agelaius phoeniceus isolate bAgePho1 chromosome 15, bAgePho1.hap1, whole genome shotgun sequence DNA includes these proteins:
- the HDAC3 gene encoding histone deacetylase 3: MAKTVAYFYDPDVGNFHYGAGHPMKPHRLALTHSLVLHYGLYKKMIVFKPYQASQHDMCRFHSEDYIDFLQRVSPNNMQGFTKSLNAFNVGDDCPVFPGLFEFCSRYTGASLQGATQLNNKICDIAINWAGGLHHAKKFEASGFCYVNDIVIGILELLKYHPRVLYIDIDIHHGDGVQEAFYLTDRVMTVSFHKYGNYFFPGTGDMYEVGAESGRYYCLNVPLRDGIDDQSYKHLFQPVINQVVDYYQPTCIVLQCGADSLGCDRLGCFNLSIRGHGECVEYVKSFNIPLLVLGGGGYTVRNVARCWTYETSLLVDEPISDELPYSEYFEYFAPDFTLHPDVSTRIENQNSRQYLDQIRQTIFENLKMLNHAPSVQIHDVPSDLLSYDRTDEPDPEERGSEENYSRPEAPNEFYDGDHDNDKESDVEI, encoded by the exons ATGGCGAAGACCGTGGCCTATTTCTACGACCCGGACGTGGGGAACTTCCACTACG GCGCGGGGCACCCCATGAAGCCGCACCGCCTGGCGCTCACGCACAGCCTGGTGCTGCACTACGGCCTCTACAAGAAAATGATC GTGTTCAAGCCCTACCAGGCCTCCCAGCACGACATGTGCCGCTTCCACTCCGAGGATTACATCGACTTCCTGCAGAGGGTGAGCCCCAACAACATGCAGGGCTTCACCAAGAGCCTCAACGCCTTCAACGTGGGTGATGACTG CCCAGTGTTTCCAGGCCTCTTTGAATTTTGCTCTCGTTACACTGGGgcctccctgcagggagcaacACAGCTGAACAACAAG ATCTGTGACATTGCCATAAACTGGGCAGGGGGTCTCCATCATGCCAAAAAGTTTGAG GCTTCAGGCTTCTGTTACGTCAACGACATCGTGATCGgcatcctggagctgctcaa GTATCACCCCCGGGTGCTGTACATCGACATCGATATCCATCACGGGGACGGTGTGCAGGAGGCTTTCTACCTGACAGATCGTGTCATGACAGTGTCATTTCACAAATATGGCAACTATTTCTTTCCTGGCACAG GTGACATGTATGAGGTTGGTGCAGAGAGTGGCCGTTACTATTGTCTCAACGTGCCCCTCCGAGATGGCATCGATGACCAAA GTTATAAGCACCTCTTCCAGCCAGTCATTAACCAGGTGGTAGATTACTATCAGCCTACCTGCATAGTCCTGCAG TGTGGTGCTGATTCTCTGGGTTGTGACCGGCTGGGATGTTTTAACCTCAGTATAAGAGGTCATGG GGAGTGTGTGGAGTATGTGAAGAGCTTCAACATTCCCTTGCTggtgctgggaggaggaggtTACACGGTGCGGAACGTGGCTCGCTGCTG GACTTATGAAACCTCCTTGCTCGTGGATGAACCAATTAGTGATGAGCTCCCCTACAGTG AGTACTTTGAGTACTTTGCTCCAGACTTCACCCTTCACCCTGATGTCAGCACGAGGATTGAGAATCAGAACTCCAGGCAG TACCTGGATCAGATCAGGCAGACCATATTTGAGAACCTGAAGATGCTGAACCACGCTCCCAGCGTGCAGATCCATGACGTGCCCTCGGACCTGCTCAGCTACGACCGCACGGATGAGCCTGATCCAGAGGAGAGGGGCTCAGAGGAAAACTACAGCAG GCCTGAAGCTCCCAACGAGTTCTATGATGGTGACCACGACAATGACAAGGAGAGCGACGTGGAGAtctga